The genome window TTTACCACAAGATCATTGCGATTTACTGCTATTTGACATAGACGTAAGTGTATTAGTCATAAATAAATGTGTGTATTGCACTCGATTATTTATTGGTAACATGCGAAAGTTAAATAGTGAGTGGAATTGGAATATTAGAACCGGAGTAAATCGTCTAAGAACAACATGACAGCATCTTGTTTAAAGACGGTTCACTGGCATTAGTATTTGATCTTGGGATTGGATGGTGCTTCAAAGGATGCCACTGCTTCGTAGATCCTAAAAACGATCTATTCTTGATTTTAAGATGACTCTCGTTCCCACTGTTGGCAGCTCATCTCACCCGCGTGGAGTCAACGCCCTCGATAAGCGCGCGTGTGCGTTCGTTGGCCTTCACGGTGACCTTGAGCACGCCGTCCACGTAGACGTGGTAGCTGTCGATGAGGTTGTAGCCCACTGGCTCCGGCGGCGACCAGCCAATGAGCACGCTCTTGTTCAGCTGCCGTTCCAGCGTCAAGTGTTTGGGTGCTGGAACTGCGGGGAGGAGCAAGAAGTGTGTCATTAGCCAGCTGATTGACCCAGGGACAATAGCGCAGCTCTAAATGCAGCGGACTAGGTGCTAGCGATGCCCCAACGGCTCAAGGTGGATTAAGTCGCGGAACGGGAATCTAATCAAGGGTCTAAGTAATGCTCACATTCATGCCATGCACAGGGCGACGCATTCGAGGATcgccacaaaaaccaaaagatTAACAAGTTGAAAGGACCAAGTGATTTTGGACCGGGAATAGTTACCATTGTCGCTGATGTCGTCCTGGTCGTGCTCCAGATCGGTGTGCGTCTCACTCAAGCGAGCCAGATCCTCGTGGGTGTGTGTGAGCAATGGGTTGTGCGGCGGCAAGGAGGGCAGCGACGTGGTGTCGCACTGCATCGATCCGTCCTCGGCATCGCGCAGCGTCGACAGCACCGCCTGGTGGAACTCCAGGAGGTCGTCGCCtagcagatacagatacaaatgcaaatacaGATACAGGCAGAGATCGCGGGTAAGCTATAGGGCTTGGAACTTATTAACCCACCTACTAAGCGCTGCACAAAGGAGGCAGGAACAAGGCCGCGTCGCCCGTCCAGCAGCTCCGCATCCAGGTAGCCACCTTGGGGCTCACCGCTGGTCCACACCAGCAGATAGTCGCCGGCGCACAGGGAGAGCTCGCCCTCAGCCTCCCTGCAAGGCATGGAAAGGAATTCATTATGAACACTGAAAATAACAAAGGTTAATCTGATGTGTTCTAGGCATAGGTTCGGTTAATCTTACAACCGTTGGAGGGATCGTTTAAGGATTGCGCATAAGGAAAATCGTTTAGATATTGTATTTAGAACTCATTGGTTAGTTAAGAAGATTGAAGTTAAAAGCATATAACAAAAACACATAATTGCTTGCTCAGTGCAAGTATTTTAAATAGTACTAAAGAAATCTGTTCAATACCATTAGTAATCTAAGTAATTAGCTATTAATTATATGGATTTATGAGTAGTAGTTATATTCCTTTTATATTGAGAGTAAAAAGCTAAAATGCTAGTAAGCTACGAAAATATGATATCGCGTATACGactggtttgctattttgatAAGAAAAGTTATATAAAtgtattgcatacttttaggcggCTCTATAGTTTCAATACGATTTTGATTTAAATAGGTGTACATAAATggtattaattaattaataattaataattaattataattaaaatgttttaagagaataaataataaactgaaaatcttaaatttgtttgaatttatTCTGAATTTTTTAATGTAggttaattaattaaagatTGATGAGTGATATTTGTTTCGTGTAAATGACTTTCATAACTTTATGCAATGGGGAAATGGCTTTTAGGTATCATATAACAAAAATCGTGACTACTTACTCTGGAGGATCATAGGGAAATCTGGCTATGAACACACAGCAGCGGCCTTTTCCGGGAATATCCAACATATCCACCTGCGGTTCACTGGCTCCATTTAGACCATGATTGCGAGCTGTTTGTTAAATTCGAAATCGATTAATAATCATTGATAATGGTTAATCCATTATACTCACTGTCCAAATCTAGGGCACCCAGTGCCAGGCCGCTGCGGTTGTGCATCATGGAGACACTGAGCCCGTCGGTGAACTCGTCCAGTCCCCAGTTGTTCGGCGGAATGGGTGAGCAGGGCGAGCTGCGGTTGTACCGCGTCAGCGGTATGTCGATCTCGTCcagcattttcattttggaAGCCTGTCGCAGGGCGGCCGCGGTGAATGGATACGAGGCGCTCGACGCCACGTCCAGGAACGGCGGACCATAGGAGCTGCCCAGGCCACCggctcctccgccgccgcttAGGCCGTACAGAGATGTGGCTCCAGTGATGCCGCCAACACCTGGTCCCACGCCCAATCCGCTCAACCCGGTGGAACCCAGGAGGGTGCCAGTGTCCAGCAGGCCCAGATTGGACATGGTCGCGTGCGTCAGCGAGGTGCCGCCACCGGCGCCCAGGGCCGAGTAGCTGGTCGAGCCGGCGGGCGGCAGGTTATGCGAGTTGAGTGACAGGAGGGGCATGGTTGAGCTCTGCAAATTGTACAGCTGTATTGTTCCGCGCTTCTCGGTtcgattcaattcgattcgaaattgatttgttttcaattcaaattcaattcGGGTTCAATTTCAGTTGCCGTtttagtgtgtgtgtttatttgtgtgtGGAATTTGGAATATTCGGTTTTTTTTCAGAATTTACAGGGTATTGGTTGTGTTTGTGGTATTTGTACAGGTGTTGTTACACAAACATAGgttcacacacacagagatacagatgcagacaTACATATAGATCGAGTCGATTGATTCATTGATTGATTCGTTTCGACCGCAGATCAATCATAATCGGAGTTATGGGAATCGAGTTAGAGATTTCATCATTATtatagtagtagtagtagagagagtgagagagagaaagGGAAGACAGAGAAAGCACATAAAACGGAAAGAGAGATCACAGATACACGTTTATTCGGCTGCCAGTGGAAAAAGGCATCTAGAACGTCTTAAATGGACATCTATGCATGAACAACTGAGCATGTTGGTGGTGATTTTCGGCTGGTCATGAGTGGCTATTGAATCTGCAATTAACTTAAGCCGTCTCCAAGCGAGGATTCATGGTTATGCAACACGGCTAGCATCCAATCATCACCATCAAAAAGTTTATCAACGAGTAACGGAAAGCTTTCAAACAAGTAACTCCTTCAAAAGATATAAACTTagtatgcatgtatgtatatgtctGTAAATGCAGCAGATGCATGAGCATGGTTGTGTACAATCATTTTAACGATACATATGAACTTCGAAGAAATgcttcaaaaatatttcaatacaaTAAAAGTTTGCAAGAAATGAATTGAGTACACGAAGCAGTTCTTCGATTTGTGCATGACCAATGATATATGAATATACATTTGAATAATATTAGTGACATTTATAACTAATACCATCCTCGAGACGAGTGATTTACAATTAAATATCTAGCATGCCAGCGAATTTGATTTCAatgatacagagaatacttaTGTAACAGGCAATCAAAGGTACTCAAACGATTTAGTTTTCAAATGGGTGTTTGTGATTCAGTGTAATGTGATATTCAGTGGGTGGCTTTGGATGggaatgtatttattttcatcaGTAATGAGACTACAACAAACGGCCGGTGGCTGCAGCAGCGACGATCAACAGAAGCGGATGGTCGCTCTATATGCTGTATGCTATATGGCTAGGCTATATGGCTACTCAAACGGATCGAATTTACATACAACTTATAACGCATATATATAGCACTTTCTAGATGTGGCAAGCTTGTAAGCAAATCGATCGGCAGCGGTACATAATTGCtgtggttgctgttgttgttcgtAGTTCATTGCGATTGAAAATAGCTGGTTTACCTGACTTAATGCCGTCGGCATAGCCTTCATCGTGTGAATATTTACCGGCAGGGATGGAATGCCAGTGATTCCACTTGTTCCGCTCAGCAGTTTCTCCACGGACGTCTGTCCGGTTCCGTACTGCATCGATTGAATGGCATGGCTGCTTAGACTCGAGGATATGCCGCTGATTGAGTTGGGCACCAGGGCCGATATGGATGATAGGCCGCCTTGGCCGCCGCCCCCGACCACGCCTCCCGATCCAGCGGAGACGCTGtgggcggcagcagcggcggccgCGCTGTGCGAGCCAAGGCTGGTGCCGCTCAAGCTGGTGCTGGCCCCACCATTGGGCAGCGTAGATGCCAGCGATTGCGGCAGGCTCGAGTAGCCGGAGGATAGGGCGGAgacaccgccgccgccaccacttcctcctcctccgcctcctcccaGAACTGCTCTTTTATAGCGGTTCAGTTCTTCTTCGAGTTCTGCGGGCAATACAAAGTccattaatatatatttcggGATTGGTGTGTTCTCTGGCTTGCTTACCACTCTTTGATATGGTTCTAAATTCGCTATTTACCGTGCTCAACATGGAACTGGGCGGCAATGCTGACATGCTGGCGCTGGCCGAGGTGCGAGGTTGTTCCAGCTCGGCCAGCACTCGATTATCCTGCAAGGCAATAAGGATACATAGATTATAGGTTATAGTAAAATGGCAATCCTCTAGAGAACTTCGAAATGTACATCTTAATAGGCTATTACTTTAGCATTGACCTATTATTTTCCCAACTGGCCTGATAAGTCCAAAGCAGGCAATTTTGTATagaaaaaaatccaaattcaACGTAAGCAATCCAAGCCAGACGGACCGGCTGGACGGGATGGATAGCTCGGTGCCTTCCGGGGCCGAAAGCGGTCTTATCAAGGAGTACAAGGAGTTTGCCGAATGCCTGGCCAAACTGGAGCTCAAAACCGATGAGCTACTAATCGATGCTACAATGGTGGATCAGGAGTTGGGGAACTGCCTCAAGTTTCGCGAGGATCAGCTGCTGAAGTACCTGACGGAGAAGAacgacgacgacgagcagATGCAGATGCTGCGAGAAAACATCGAGCTCAAGGCGACCGGCGTCGAGTTCCAACACGGCATTGAGCTGATCATGGAGAAGTACCGGGAGCACAGCGAAGGGGACATGTTCATCGATACCTACCAGCTGAAGGAGCACTACCTGGCCGGTTTGTCGAAGGTGGTCGAAGAGCAGGATGCCCGCATCGAGCGTATGGTGGATATGATGAAGCTGACTGTCGACTTCGAGGACCGGAGCAGTGCCGGTAACCAGCAGATCATCTGCCAGCTGACCGGGGAAAATGAGCAGTTGCGTCGCCAGTTGCAGATCAGTACCACCGATGAGCTGTTCCGACAGGGAGCCCTGGGCTCCAGCGAAAGTAGCACCCAGATCGGACCAAACGATTCTTTGGATCCGAATGCCTCCCGGGAGAATAGCATCTACAGCATAGATAGCTTCCTCTCCTGCCTTTCGCCGAGCAACGTGGAGGATGATTCGGAGTGCTCATCCAACGAATCGCTGCTGAGTGAGCTGGAAGTCACTTGCTTCATTGAGGAGGCTCTAGCCGAGAGGCCCGAGGAGCAGACCTGCAACCTGGAGGACTAGGCACAACACACGTTCCTGCTGCACTGCAACACTGGCTGTTTACGTTGATTGGATACTTGGTACTTGGGTTCTGAGctttgaaataaattttaattcgGGCTGGAAATCAT of Drosophila mauritiana strain mau12 chromosome 3R, ASM438214v1, whole genome shotgun sequence contains these proteins:
- the LOC117143417 gene encoding uncharacterized protein LOC117143417, whose protein sequence is MDSSVPSGAESGLIKEYKEFAECLAKLELKTDELLIDATMVDQELGNCLKFREDQLLKYLTEKNDDDEQMQMLRENIELKATGVEFQHGIELIMEKYREHSEGDMFIDTYQLKEHYLAGLSKVVEEQDARIERMVDMMKLTVDFEDRSSAGNQQIICQLTGENEQLRRQLQISTTDELFRQGALGSSESSTQIGPNDSLDPNASRENSIYSIDSFLSCLSPSNVEDDSECSSNESLLSELEVTCFIEEALAERPEEQTCNLED